One Natator depressus isolate rNatDep1 chromosome 6, rNatDep2.hap1, whole genome shotgun sequence DNA window includes the following coding sequences:
- the LOC141989695 gene encoding zinc finger protein 92 homolog: MTQEKRTMEFILKFMMLGYTRCRERPQRPDSGPRRPGAGGWAGGSLRWGLPRLLELAAQALGPGGERAGGGPGEAPAAGREVAARAEEAAGAEPSPAMAAAGPAQLRVAFEDVALYFSREEWELLSRPEKQLYRDQMLRNYRALVSLGYSGSTPDLIHQIEVGEAELWIRDAEDSRESSGPESPFRGLGILGGTRTQSECGESTVGKQDSTSHRGIHAQDAVHPRGKLSQRPDLATHQRLPMGQRPHHCIDCAKRFSNPSALNQHQCTHTREWLHRCSDCGKDFAQSSTLRTHQRTHRGAAEPLL; encoded by the exons GTGCCGCGAGCGCCCCCAGCGGCCGGActcgggacccaggcgtccgggggcggggggctgggccggAGGGTCGCTGCGCTGGGGCCTCCcccggctgctggagctggcggcGCAggcgctggggccgggcggggagcgggCGGGAGGCGGCCCCGGGGAGGCACCAGCCGCGGGGCGGGAAGTCGCTGCCCGGGCGGAGGAAGCGGCCGGGGCGGAGCCGAGCCCGGCgatggctgcagcggggccggcgcag ctgcgggtggcgtttgaggacgtggctctgtatttcagccgggaggagtgggagctcttgtcccggccagagaagcagctgtacCGGGACCAGATGCTGAGGAATTACCGGGCCCTCGTTTCCTTGG GCTATTCAGGTTCCACACCAGACTTAATCCACCAGATAGAGGTTGGGGAGGCAGAGCTCTGGATTCGGGATGCTGAGGACTCCAGGGAAAGCTCCGGGCCAGAGAGCCCATTCCGAG ggctcGGGATCCTGGGGGGAACGCGGACACAGTCTGAATGTGGAGAAAGCACGGTAGGGAAGCAGGATTCCACATCCCACAGAGGGATCCATGCACAGGACGCAGTCCATCCCCGGGGTAAACTCAGCCAGAGACCAGACCTTGCTACACACCAGAGACTCCCCATGGGCCAGCGTCCCCACCACTGCATCGACTGCGCCAAGAGGTTCAGCAACCCGTCCGCGCTGAACCAGCACCAGTGCACGCACACCAGGGAGTGGCTGCACCGCTGCTCTGACTGCGGCAAGGATTTTGCACAGAGTTCAACCCTGAGAACACACCAGCGCACACATCGGGGAGCAGCCGAACCACTGTTATGA